One stretch of Pigmentiphaga aceris DNA includes these proteins:
- a CDS encoding PepSY domain-containing protein: MASRGTMFAAWPSGRQIWFQLHWLIGIVAGTVLMLIGLSGAVLSFREELIDLINPGARTVAVQAAPTLLPPQLLAAVREQFANQQVGTLAVFAKPGAAARVIFAPGQGERRGDTVYLDPYSGRALPPIAGAEFFEWVETFHRWLLLPREAGRVATGVLAACLLFLSLSGLYLRWPRRVWDWRAWLSVDPSLKGRPFLWGLHSVAGTLALLMYLVFAGTGIYWAFDAVREQVDAWAGEVRMAGRLSRAGDGPTGTARTTTESTTTESTATRPTTAAPSISALSATAVSGAAPAPIATPRMRNVPRGDAGAFYIQPAWTTFEKSAQATGGWSELILRVQVDGRPSVLFTWLDTAPAHERARNRTVVSLSGGEIVQDERYAAKSQGGRFIAAIYPLHMGSYFGLPGRIVMTLAALMLPLFGITGWMLYLDRRRKKRALQAERTAMAAVPNPAGRPMSPNKPDGVLVTYASQSGTAEGIALRSAAVLEAAGMPVKIMPLNKLDPAQLQDQGCVLIVASTFGEGEPPDMARRFARQLSQASGLTLPHLRYGLLALGDRHYEKFCGFGHTLDRALAAAGAQALFPMLEVDGGDGEALAAWSRQLQSLAGVGGQVNDLATLDSTIDSVGQWRLATRTLVNAGSQGNPLYDIAFLTTQAKLLNWQPGALVELRPPNTAVGAVGGSNSSAPDGTIGLAPRRYSIASLPQDEHLRLFVRQARHANGLGIASGWLTEHAPLDTTLELRVLRNPGFELIETVAPCIFIGNGSGYAGLRGHLRARIARGHRRNWFLFGERHRAHDAFCADEVEQWHAQGHIERVDLVFSRDQPERLYVQDRLRDAAAALRHWVGEGAVIYVCGSLSGMAAGVDLVLEETLGQAVLNDLVAEGRLRRDVY, encoded by the coding sequence ATGGCGTCACGTGGGACGATGTTTGCGGCATGGCCGAGTGGCAGACAGATCTGGTTCCAGCTGCATTGGTTGATCGGCATTGTGGCCGGCACGGTATTGATGCTTATCGGGCTGAGCGGTGCCGTGCTGTCGTTCCGCGAGGAATTGATCGATCTGATCAATCCGGGCGCGCGTACGGTAGCGGTTCAAGCTGCGCCGACCCTGTTGCCCCCGCAGTTGCTGGCTGCGGTGCGCGAGCAGTTCGCCAACCAGCAAGTGGGCACGCTGGCTGTGTTCGCCAAGCCGGGTGCGGCGGCGCGGGTGATCTTTGCGCCGGGGCAGGGCGAGCGGCGTGGGGATACGGTCTATCTGGACCCATATTCCGGCAGGGCGCTGCCGCCGATTGCCGGCGCTGAATTCTTCGAATGGGTGGAGACATTTCACCGCTGGTTGCTGCTGCCGCGTGAGGCCGGGCGGGTGGCAACCGGTGTGCTGGCCGCCTGTCTGTTGTTCCTTTCCTTGTCCGGCCTGTATTTGCGGTGGCCGCGCCGCGTGTGGGACTGGCGCGCGTGGCTCAGCGTTGATCCGTCTTTGAAGGGCAGGCCGTTCTTGTGGGGCCTGCACTCGGTGGCGGGGACGCTTGCGCTGCTGATGTATCTGGTTTTCGCGGGCACCGGCATCTACTGGGCGTTCGATGCGGTGCGCGAGCAGGTCGACGCCTGGGCAGGCGAGGTGCGAATGGCGGGCCGACTGTCACGGGCGGGCGATGGTCCGACTGGGACTGCACGAACGACGACTGAATCCACGACCACTGAATCTACGGCTACTAGGCCGACCACGGCTGCGCCTTCCATCTCTGCGCTTTCCGCGACTGCTGTTTCCGGCGCAGCACCTGCGCCCATCGCCACGCCGCGTATGCGCAATGTGCCGCGTGGCGATGCCGGGGCCTTCTACATTCAGCCTGCCTGGACGACCTTCGAGAAAAGCGCGCAGGCCACCGGCGGCTGGAGCGAGCTGATCCTTCGTGTGCAGGTCGACGGTCGCCCGTCCGTCCTTTTCACCTGGCTGGACACCGCGCCGGCGCATGAACGGGCGCGCAATCGCACCGTGGTGTCACTGTCCGGTGGCGAGATCGTGCAGGACGAACGCTACGCAGCCAAGTCGCAAGGTGGGCGTTTCATCGCCGCGATCTATCCGCTGCACATGGGTAGCTACTTCGGCCTGCCCGGGCGCATCGTCATGACGCTGGCAGCGCTGATGTTGCCGCTATTCGGCATTACCGGGTGGATGCTGTACTTGGATCGGCGTCGAAAAAAGCGCGCGCTGCAAGCCGAGCGTACCGCAATGGCAGCGGTGCCCAACCCAGCAGGTCGCCCCATGTCGCCCAATAAGCCTGACGGTGTACTGGTGACCTACGCCAGCCAATCCGGCACGGCTGAAGGCATCGCCCTGCGCAGCGCAGCCGTGCTGGAGGCCGCAGGCATGCCGGTCAAGATCATGCCGCTGAACAAGCTTGACCCGGCACAACTGCAAGACCAGGGTTGTGTGCTGATCGTGGCCAGCACCTTTGGTGAGGGTGAGCCACCCGACATGGCAAGGCGCTTTGCCCGACAACTGTCGCAGGCCAGTGGTTTGACGCTTCCACATCTGCGATACGGTTTACTGGCGCTTGGGGACCGGCATTACGAAAAATTCTGCGGCTTCGGTCATACCCTTGACCGCGCCCTGGCCGCTGCTGGCGCGCAAGCACTTTTCCCAATGCTCGAAGTCGACGGGGGCGATGGCGAAGCGCTGGCCGCTTGGTCGCGGCAGTTGCAGTCCTTGGCCGGTGTCGGCGGCCAAGTCAACGACTTGGCCACGCTTGATTCAACAATCGATTCGGTCGGCCAATGGAGATTGGCGACACGAACCTTGGTGAATGCTGGCAGCCAAGGCAACCCGCTGTACGACATTGCTTTTTTGACGACGCAAGCGAAACTGCTCAATTGGCAACCTGGTGCGCTGGTTGAATTGCGGCCCCCGAACACGGCTGTGGGTGCTGTCGGCGGATCGAATTCCAGTGCACCAGACGGCACCATTGGGTTGGCACCACGTCGCTACTCCATCGCCTCGTTACCGCAAGACGAGCACCTTCGGTTGTTCGTGCGGCAAGCTCGCCATGCAAACGGGCTTGGCATTGCGTCTGGCTGGTTAACCGAACACGCACCGCTGGACACAACGCTCGAATTGCGGGTGCTGCGCAACCCAGGCTTCGAACTGATCGAAACCGTTGCTCCCTGCATCTTCATCGGCAATGGCTCGGGTTACGCCGGACTGCGCGGCCACCTGCGAGCCCGCATCGCGCGCGGCCATCGTCGCAACTGGTTCCTGTTCGGTGAACGCCATCGCGCTCACGATGCGTTCTGCGCGGACGAGGTCGAGCAATGGCATGCACAAGGACACATTGAGCGCGTCGATCTGGTATTTTCGCGCGATCAGCCTGAACGCCTGTATGTACAAGACAGGCTTCGCGACGCCGCCGCAGCATTGCGTCATTGGGTAGGGGAGGGCGCGGTGATCTACGTCTGCGGCAGTCTGTCTGGCATGGCTGCCGGCGTCGATCTGGTGCTGGAAGAGACGCTAGGTCAGGCAGTATTGAACGATCTGGTCGCAGAGGGACGTCTGCGCCGGGATGTGTACTGA
- a CDS encoding nitroreductase family protein, whose translation MHPDIPTTEVTAREAALDLLLSRHSPWPLTEPAPSAADLKLVFDAAMRAPDHGQLRPWRFITIRGDARVKLGEVYAQAARERDPGSDGERFRIKAMAAPMIIAVVAHPTVPHKVPVGEQELSVAAAAMNMLNALHMLGWGGFWATGPNSYDRRVYKALGVGDAERLLGFLYAGTPKEPSQPPSRMASEPFVTEWTGAVGEAPAV comes from the coding sequence ATGCATCCAGATATCCCCACGACCGAGGTCACCGCGCGCGAAGCCGCACTCGATCTGCTGTTGAGCCGCCATTCTCCGTGGCCCCTGACCGAACCCGCGCCCTCGGCTGCGGACCTGAAACTGGTTTTCGATGCCGCGATGCGTGCGCCCGACCACGGCCAGCTTCGCCCCTGGCGCTTCATCACTATTCGTGGCGATGCACGCGTGAAACTGGGCGAGGTCTATGCCCAGGCTGCGCGTGAACGCGATCCAGGCAGCGATGGCGAGCGTTTCCGTATCAAGGCCATGGCCGCGCCGATGATCATTGCCGTCGTCGCTCACCCCACGGTGCCGCACAAGGTGCCCGTGGGCGAACAAGAGTTGTCGGTGGCTGCGGCCGCAATGAACATGCTCAACGCCCTGCACATGCTGGGCTGGGGTGGTTTCTGGGCGACCGGCCCGAACAGCTACGACCGCCGTGTCTACAAGGCCTTGGGTGTGGGTGATGCCGAGCGCCTGTTGGGCTTCCTGTATGCAGGCACTCCGAAAGAACCCAGTCAGCCGCCGTCGCGCATGGCGTCCGAGCCGTTCGTGACTGAATGGACCGGTGCGGTCGGCGAAGCGCCGGCAGTCTGA
- a CDS encoding FMN-dependent NADH-azoreductase — MNVLHIDSSILEGGSITRDLSAAVVARIRADYPGAVVQYRDVASHEIKHLTGAIAAGFRPTGVAATDEAVMLEHQISELLVTEFLSSDVIVVGAPMYNFSVPSQLKAWLDRLAQAGRTFQYTATGPIGLAGNKRVIVVSARGGFYLEGPLAPLDFQETYLKAFFGFLGITDVRFVRAEGASKGEQVRNTGIAAATASISQVLVGIQTPAESASA, encoded by the coding sequence ATGAACGTTCTGCATATCGATTCCAGCATTCTGGAAGGCGGCTCGATTACCCGAGACTTGTCTGCCGCTGTCGTGGCCCGGATCAGGGCCGACTACCCGGGCGCAGTGGTGCAATACCGTGACGTCGCCAGCCACGAAATCAAACATCTCACCGGCGCCATTGCAGCCGGGTTTCGCCCCACGGGCGTAGCCGCGACCGACGAAGCAGTGATGCTGGAGCATCAGATTTCTGAACTGCTGGTAACCGAGTTTCTGTCCAGCGATGTCATCGTGGTGGGGGCACCGATGTACAACTTTTCCGTACCCAGCCAGTTGAAGGCCTGGCTGGATCGCCTGGCGCAGGCCGGGCGAACCTTCCAGTACACCGCCACTGGCCCGATCGGGCTGGCAGGCAACAAACGGGTCATCGTGGTGTCGGCCCGTGGGGGCTTTTACCTTGAAGGGCCACTGGCCCCGCTGGACTTCCAGGAAACCTATCTGAAGGCGTTCTTCGGATTCCTGGGCATCACCGACGTGCGTTTCGTCCGGGCCGAGGGCGCGTCGAAAGGCGAACAGGTGCGCAATACGGGCATCGCGGCAGCCACGGCCAGCATTTCTCAGGTCTTGGTGGGTATCCAGACACCAGCCGAATCGGCCAGCGCCTGA
- a CDS encoding alpha/beta fold hydrolase has translation MKSLPASHHLPRTPLGPRWRAIAATTWLALALGLAMTSVARPLTAATPAPAVRNIVLVHGAFTDGSIWLPVLTRLQDMGYHVTAVQNPLSALADDVLATERVLQRKTGDVLLVGHSWGGAVITQAGNASNVKGLVYLSALVPDSNESVAGLLQRLNAPMSALTPDAEGLIWLNAEQQFHQVMAADISVKKAQELAAIQQPIAARAFTAKVQHAAWQEKPSWYLQTQHDQALPLSVQKAIAQHIGARVTSIGSSHLSMISHPDEVARLIDWAARSLHH, from the coding sequence ATGAAATCTCTGCCCGCTTCCCATCATCTACCCCGTACACCGCTTGGCCCCAGGTGGCGCGCCATTGCCGCGACGACATGGCTGGCGCTTGCCCTCGGATTGGCAATGACAAGCGTGGCCAGACCGCTTACCGCGGCAACGCCCGCCCCCGCCGTGCGCAACATCGTATTGGTGCATGGTGCGTTCACGGACGGCTCGATCTGGCTGCCCGTGCTCACCCGCTTGCAGGACATGGGCTATCACGTAACCGCTGTGCAGAATCCGCTGAGCGCATTGGCCGACGACGTGCTTGCCACCGAACGCGTATTGCAACGCAAGACAGGTGATGTGCTGCTGGTGGGTCACTCCTGGGGCGGCGCAGTCATCACCCAGGCAGGCAACGCCAGTAATGTGAAGGGCTTGGTCTATTTGTCTGCATTGGTGCCCGACAGCAATGAGTCGGTTGCCGGCTTGCTGCAACGCTTGAACGCGCCGATGAGCGCCCTGACACCTGACGCCGAAGGCCTGATCTGGCTGAATGCCGAGCAGCAGTTTCATCAAGTGATGGCGGCGGACATCTCCGTGAAAAAAGCGCAGGAACTGGCCGCCATCCAGCAGCCAATCGCTGCGCGCGCCTTTACGGCCAAGGTTCAGCACGCAGCCTGGCAGGAAAAGCCCAGCTGGTACCTGCAAACCCAGCACGACCAGGCGCTCCCACTGTCTGTGCAGAAAGCCATTGCGCAGCACATTGGCGCACGTGTCACGTCGATTGGGTCAAGCCACCTGTCCATGATTTCCCACCCGGATGAGGTGGCGAGACTGATCGATTGGGCAGCGCGATCGCTGCATCACTGA
- a CDS encoding YciI family protein has product MLFAITLNYIRPIEEVQVHLDAHKHWLVQAIKSGHILFAGPLEPGPGGFILAVAENISDIQDLIANDPFDIQQVAAFDIQACHPAIRAEKFPAHWASGAKAV; this is encoded by the coding sequence ATGCTGTTTGCCATCACGCTCAACTACATTCGCCCGATCGAAGAAGTCCAGGTGCACCTGGACGCACACAAACACTGGCTGGTTCAAGCCATCAAGTCAGGGCACATTCTGTTTGCCGGTCCCTTGGAACCAGGCCCTGGTGGATTCATCCTGGCAGTTGCCGAAAACATCTCGGACATCCAGGACTTGATCGCCAACGACCCATTCGATATTCAGCAAGTGGCAGCCTTCGATATCCAGGCCTGCCACCCGGCGATCCGTGCCGAGAAGTTCCCGGCACACTGGGCTTCGGGTGCCAAAGCGGTGTGA
- a CDS encoding DUF3616 domain-containing protein, translating into MCDASAAVSLGGGHFVVADDESDVLKVYRRGASQPLNELRLTRYLNSIERKTTVAIAGESDIEGAAAVGDRIYWISSHGRKRDGSMDPQRWRFFATDIDRRAPTPSVMPVAGKPYKSLLIDIATDPRLAFLKVAAELRPEVLGGLSIEGLAATPEGGMLIGFRNPQVDRKAVVLPMLNPADMVDRGAKPKFDEPIFLDLGGRGIRSMERVGNEYLIVAGPYGDAASSKAIPAFAMFRWSGKPQQAPELVRSLDFGSVRTEALFYDADANDLYLLSDDGNEQINGKDCKDKKRPAEEKFFRGRAMGVPK; encoded by the coding sequence ATGTGCGACGCTTCTGCTGCCGTCTCGCTTGGCGGCGGCCACTTTGTGGTGGCAGATGACGAAAGCGATGTGCTGAAAGTCTATCGCCGAGGCGCAAGCCAGCCGCTGAATGAATTGCGCCTGACGCGTTATCTGAATTCCATCGAGCGCAAGACCACGGTGGCCATTGCCGGTGAAAGCGATATTGAAGGTGCGGCCGCAGTGGGGGATCGCATCTACTGGATCAGTTCGCACGGTCGCAAGCGCGACGGTTCGATGGACCCGCAGCGCTGGCGTTTCTTCGCCACAGATATCGACCGCCGTGCACCGACGCCGTCGGTCATGCCTGTGGCCGGCAAGCCCTATAAGTCTTTGTTGATCGACATCGCTACCGACCCGCGTCTGGCCTTCCTGAAAGTGGCTGCAGAGCTGCGTCCGGAAGTGCTGGGTGGGCTCAGTATCGAGGGGCTGGCAGCCACCCCTGAAGGCGGCATGCTGATCGGGTTCCGCAACCCGCAGGTAGACCGCAAGGCCGTGGTGCTGCCGATGCTCAACCCGGCAGACATGGTTGATCGAGGTGCCAAACCCAAATTCGACGAGCCCATCTTCCTCGACCTGGGTGGGCGTGGCATTCGCAGTATGGAACGGGTCGGCAACGAGTACCTGATCGTGGCAGGGCCTTATGGCGACGCTGCCAGCAGCAAAGCCATACCTGCCTTTGCCATGTTCCGGTGGTCTGGCAAGCCTCAGCAGGCACCCGAACTGGTGCGTTCACTCGACTTCGGCAGCGTCCGCACCGAGGCCTTGTTTTATGACGCCGATGCCAATGATCTCTACCTGCTGAGCGATGACGGCAACGAGCAGATCAATGGCAAGGACTGTAAAGACAAGAAGCGGCCCGCAGAAGAAAAGTTCTTCCGTGGCCGCGCGATGGGTGTGCCGAAGTAA
- a CDS encoding GlxA family transcriptional regulator has translation MRIAIIAVDGSMLSAVAGLADLFWITNQTLRAPPSGAARGMRDQAGLRVDEAQTISFDATIVSADGKARVDPQGRSLPVEGSLHDLDDCDLALVTGMALGHDGLPPVSDAILQTAAWLEKMHNRGALIGAACAGTFVLGEAGLLDGRRCTTTWWLHHAFKQRFPKAQLVWGTAVEEQDRVVTTGGPLSWVDLALHVIRREAGADVARLAADMSVADSVPLPQLVYAPRGFVNAADPLLLQAEQIIRHGRPGLSAEGLAKALNLSGRTLHRRLTELTNESPKAFITRVRIETACVLLETPSASVKQVALKCGYREETAFRRAFIQTTGMTPADYRRWSNGRQRGVLARLEDDPG, from the coding sequence TTGCGAATCGCGATCATTGCCGTGGATGGCAGCATGCTGTCTGCGGTTGCCGGCCTGGCTGACTTGTTCTGGATCACCAACCAGACCTTGCGTGCGCCCCCGAGTGGTGCCGCACGTGGCATGCGTGACCAGGCCGGTCTGCGGGTGGACGAAGCGCAAACGATCTCGTTTGATGCCACCATCGTCAGCGCAGACGGGAAAGCGCGGGTCGATCCGCAAGGCAGGTCATTGCCAGTGGAAGGGTCCTTGCACGATCTGGATGACTGCGACCTTGCCCTGGTCACGGGTATGGCCTTGGGCCATGACGGATTGCCACCGGTGTCGGACGCCATCCTGCAGACCGCAGCGTGGCTGGAGAAGATGCACAACAGGGGAGCGTTGATCGGTGCCGCCTGTGCCGGAACTTTTGTGTTGGGCGAAGCCGGTCTGCTGGATGGGCGACGCTGCACCACCACATGGTGGTTGCATCATGCGTTCAAGCAGCGCTTTCCGAAGGCACAGCTGGTCTGGGGAACAGCGGTGGAAGAGCAAGACCGCGTGGTCACCACGGGCGGGCCGCTGTCGTGGGTCGATCTGGCCTTGCATGTAATCCGGCGCGAGGCGGGTGCCGATGTCGCCAGGCTTGCCGCCGACATGTCGGTAGCCGACAGCGTGCCCTTGCCGCAGCTTGTGTATGCCCCACGCGGTTTCGTCAACGCCGCAGACCCCTTGCTGTTGCAAGCCGAACAGATCATTCGCCACGGACGACCGGGGCTGAGCGCGGAGGGCTTGGCCAAGGCCTTGAACTTGAGCGGGCGGACCTTGCATAGACGGCTGACGGAACTGACCAACGAGTCGCCCAAGGCGTTCATTACCCGAGTCAGAATCGAGACAGCCTGCGTGCTGCTGGAAACACCCAGCGCCAGTGTCAAACAAGTGGCGCTCAAGTGCGGATATCGGGAAGAAACGGCGTTTCGTCGCGCCTTTATCCAGACTACCGGCATGACGCCCGCCGATTACCGACGCTGGTCCAATGGCCGCCAGCGTGGCGTGCTTGCTCGGCTTGAGGACGATCCCGGCTAG
- a CDS encoding alpha/beta hydrolase domain-containing protein: MNPVLTPARSTTARSKTLLQATVAATLVSSVFAAPAAIAGVTGFELQSRQASALEGRVFGASGVAEKITGTATIGLDPTDAHNAGITDIGLAPRNAAGKVEARADVVILRPAKPNGTLIVEAPNRGRKLIGTMLEESSIANSSRLQAPEDAGNGFLLSQGYTLAWIGWQADVPAGAGMRLHVPTLAGVTGPSRDEWIFTKASPTERVKLAYPLATQDGAKLTVRAQRKDARATPADLAFKVIDPNTIEITRPAGMPVDAIYEFTYTARDPQVMAIGFAALRDVTAFLARDTSSANPLADAGKSTVNKTIGMGISQSGRLMRDYLYQGFNQDELGRQVFDGMLVQIPGGRRTFTNSRFSQLSRNPGPHADDLYPVDQFPAAFETSTDPLTGKTEGLLKSCRETNTCPRIMQMDSEYEFWSSHASKVVTDGNGRDLPLPAEARAYMVVGTQHFPSAVSQAVATCSLPSSPVNPAPVGRALLTALNAWVTNGTEPPASRYPTLAQGTLVPAQGLYPAIPGLPYKGIYGEARLIVDGAPLPQVKGEYPLLMPAVDKDGNAVGGVRLPIIEAARATYVGWNPKSNNPDGLCTQMGSAVPFAATRDARQAKQDPRLSIEERYPRAAAYEAAVIASANELVRARLLLPEDAKAAIEEARAGKLDKLTK, translated from the coding sequence TTGAATCCTGTTCTGACCCCTGCCCGCTCCACCACTGCACGCAGCAAGACGCTGCTGCAAGCCACTGTTGCCGCCACGTTGGTGTCGAGCGTGTTCGCTGCGCCGGCTGCCATTGCAGGCGTTACCGGTTTCGAGCTGCAATCGCGCCAGGCATCGGCCCTTGAAGGCCGCGTGTTCGGTGCCTCGGGTGTAGCCGAAAAGATCACCGGAACAGCAACCATTGGCCTGGACCCAACCGATGCCCACAACGCAGGCATTACCGATATCGGGCTTGCCCCACGCAACGCCGCAGGCAAAGTCGAAGCGCGCGCCGATGTCGTGATTCTGCGACCGGCCAAGCCGAACGGCACCCTGATCGTCGAAGCGCCGAATCGCGGCCGCAAGCTGATCGGCACCATGCTTGAAGAATCCAGCATTGCCAACAGCAGCCGTCTGCAAGCCCCGGAAGATGCCGGCAATGGCTTCCTGCTGTCGCAGGGCTATACGCTGGCATGGATTGGCTGGCAGGCAGATGTGCCGGCCGGCGCAGGCATGCGTCTGCACGTGCCCACCTTGGCTGGCGTCACCGGCCCGTCGCGCGACGAATGGATCTTCACCAAGGCAAGCCCCACGGAACGCGTGAAGCTCGCGTATCCGCTTGCCACGCAAGACGGTGCAAAACTCACGGTGCGGGCACAGCGCAAAGATGCACGCGCAACGCCCGCCGATCTGGCGTTCAAGGTCATCGACCCGAACACCATCGAGATCACCCGCCCTGCCGGCATGCCCGTCGATGCAATCTACGAATTCACCTACACCGCGCGCGACCCGCAGGTCATGGCCATCGGCTTTGCGGCCCTGCGTGACGTGACCGCCTTCCTGGCGCGCGACACCAGCAGCGCCAACCCGCTGGCCGACGCAGGCAAGTCCACGGTCAACAAGACCATTGGCATGGGCATCTCGCAGTCCGGTCGCCTGATGCGTGATTATCTGTACCAGGGCTTCAACCAGGACGAGCTGGGCCGCCAGGTATTCGACGGCATGCTGGTACAAATCCCGGGCGGACGCCGCACTTTCACCAACTCGCGCTTCTCGCAGTTGTCGCGCAACCCTGGCCCGCATGCTGACGACCTGTACCCGGTGGACCAATTCCCGGCAGCATTCGAGACCAGCACCGACCCGCTGACCGGCAAGACCGAAGGCCTGCTGAAAAGCTGCCGCGAGACCAACACCTGCCCGCGCATCATGCAGATGGATTCGGAATACGAGTTCTGGTCATCCCATGCCAGCAAGGTCGTCACCGATGGCAACGGCCGTGACCTGCCCCTGCCCGCCGAAGCGCGCGCATACATGGTCGTGGGCACGCAGCACTTCCCCTCGGCCGTGTCGCAGGCGGTGGCAACGTGCAGCCTGCCGTCCAGCCCGGTCAACCCGGCACCGGTCGGCCGCGCACTGCTGACGGCATTGAACGCGTGGGTCACCAATGGCACCGAGCCGCCGGCCAGCCGTTATCCGACCCTGGCGCAAGGCACCCTGGTGCCCGCACAAGGGCTATACCCCGCCATTCCCGGCCTGCCCTACAAGGGCATCTACGGCGAAGCACGACTGATCGTCGACGGCGCACCCCTGCCCCAAGTCAAGGGCGAGTACCCCTTGCTGATGCCGGCCGTGGACAAGGACGGCAACGCCGTCGGTGGCGTGCGCCTGCCCATCATCGAAGCCGCGCGCGCAACCTACGTGGGCTGGAATCCCAAGTCCAACAACCCCGACGGCCTGTGCACGCAGATGGGCAGCGCGGTTCCCTTTGCGGCTACCCGCGACGCTCGCCAGGCCAAGCAAGACCCGCGTCTGTCGATCGAGGAACGTTATCCGCGCGCGGCAGCGTATGAAGCTGCGGTAATCGCCAGCGCCAATGAACTGGTCCGTGCGCGTTTGCTGCTGCCTGAAGACGCCAAGGCAGCCATCGAAGAAGCACGTGCCGGCAAGCTGGACAAGCTGACGAAGTAA
- a CDS encoding MFS transporter, whose protein sequence is MDSSAAPTPRPLGRDDYKTLSLAALGGTLEFYDFVIFVFFTKVLGHLFFPPTMPDWMVQLQTLGIFAAGYLARPVGGIIIAHFGDKLGRKKMFTLSIFLMSLPTLVIGIMPTYATIGIAAPLLLLLMRVLQGAAIGGEMPGAWVFVAEHVPKHRYGFGVGTLTAGITGGILLGSLIAILINKVFTPEEVSDFAWRIPFVIGGVFGFVSVYLRRFLGETPIFKELAAKRELASEMPVKTVIRDHRLACLITAALTWSLSTAVVVVILMTPNLLQSAYGISASAAMAANCVATLTLTIGCILFGYLVDRIGTRLTMLICWGGLAVTSYIFYLNLPGISDGQLMFNYGLVGFFCGSIATMPIVGVRAFPPAIRFSGLSFAYNMAYAVFGGSTPVLTQLWLQQDRLAGAHYVAAVSILAVVVAMMPLAVRGWQERKGGASLA, encoded by the coding sequence ATGGATTCGTCAGCAGCACCTACCCCGCGCCCCTTGGGTCGGGACGATTACAAGACACTCAGCCTTGCCGCCTTGGGCGGAACCCTTGAGTTCTACGACTTCGTCATTTTTGTCTTCTTCACCAAGGTCCTGGGGCATCTGTTCTTCCCGCCGACCATGCCCGACTGGATGGTGCAGCTACAGACTCTGGGCATTTTTGCGGCCGGTTATCTGGCGCGCCCGGTGGGCGGCATCATCATTGCGCACTTCGGTGACAAGCTGGGTCGCAAGAAGATGTTCACGCTGTCGATTTTCCTGATGTCGTTGCCGACGCTGGTGATCGGCATCATGCCGACCTACGCCACCATTGGCATTGCCGCGCCGCTGCTGCTGTTGCTGATGCGCGTGCTGCAAGGCGCTGCCATTGGCGGTGAAATGCCGGGTGCCTGGGTGTTTGTGGCCGAGCACGTGCCCAAGCATCGTTATGGTTTTGGCGTGGGTACGCTGACGGCAGGCATCACCGGCGGCATTTTGCTGGGTTCGCTGATCGCCATCCTTATCAACAAGGTGTTTACGCCCGAGGAAGTGTCGGACTTCGCATGGCGCATTCCCTTTGTGATCGGCGGCGTGTTTGGTTTTGTGTCGGTATATTTGCGCCGTTTCCTGGGCGAGACGCCGATCTTCAAGGAACTGGCTGCCAAGCGTGAACTGGCCAGCGAGATGCCGGTGAAGACCGTGATCCGCGACCACCGTCTGGCCTGCTTGATTACCGCCGCATTGACCTGGTCCTTGTCGACTGCCGTGGTCGTCGTGATTCTGATGACGCCCAATCTGCTGCAAAGCGCGTATGGCATCTCGGCCAGCGCAGCCATGGCGGCCAATTGCGTGGCCACGCTCACGCTCACCATCGGCTGCATTTTGTTCGGGTATCTGGTCGATCGCATCGGCACCCGCCTGACCATGCTCATCTGCTGGGGTGGGTTGGCCGTTACCAGCTATATCTTCTACTTGAACCTGCCGGGCATTTCCGACGGGCAGCTGATGTTCAACTATGGCTTGGTGGGCTTTTTCTGCGGGTCGATTGCCACCATGCCCATCGTGGGTGTCCGTGCTTTCCCGCCGGCCATCCGCTTCTCGGGTCTGTCCTTCGCCTACAACATGGCGTATGCCGTGTTTGGCGGTTCCACGCCTGTGCTGACCCAGCTGTGGTTGCAGCAGGATCGTCTGGCCGGTGCGCACTACGTGGCGGCGGTGTCGATTCTGGCCGTTGTCGTGGCGATGATGCCGCTGGCTGTGCGCGGTTGGCAGGAACGCAAGGGCGGGGCATCTTTGGCGTAA